A segment of the Candidatus Binatus sp. genome:
TTACCATCAGCAGACCCGTCATCAGGCCCAGCAGCATCGTCGTCTTGAAGAAGCTCATAGCCCCTTTTTCACTCCCTCGCGCGACCTGACATATGTTGCCCGATGATACATGTCCCTTTCAGTGTATTAGTTTTGACGCTGCGCCACAAATTTTGACAACGCGCCGGCGACTTCATCGGCCTCGATGGAATCGATGGGGTTGCGCCTGAGAACTTCGATCCGTCCACCCGCGCCCGGCGCCAGCGGACGCCATCGCGCGGGATCGGTCGGCCCGAAGATTGCCACACCAGACGCGCCGGCCGCGGCCGCCAGATGCGACACGCCCGAATCGTTACCGACGAAGGCCGAGGCGACGCGCGCGATCGCCGTGACCGTCGGCAAATCGAGCTGCTTCAGGACCACGACGCCGGACTGGCGAAAGATCGGCTCCAGCGATATTTCGGCGGGGCCCAGAATGACCGCGACGCCCGCGTGGTCCGACAGCGACAGCATCGACGCGAGCGCCGCGAATTTATGCGCCGGCCAGTTCTTGCCGGGACTTCCGCTGCCGGGAAAAATCACAATCAAATTTGAGCCGGCGCATCCCGATTGCTCAATCGCACGCGCGGCTGCCGCGAGGTCGTCCGGGGTCGGTTCGAGCCGCTGATACACCGGTGAAGCGGCCGCGTCAATTTCAATCTCAATCGCCCGCAAGTAGGCCGCTGACACGTGGCCGTCACCGCCGGGGCGGAACGGATGAAACGAGACATGCCCATCGGTCGCCGCCGCCAATCGCGCGCGAAAACGCCAGTCGTCCGAGGCGAAGAACGAGTAGATGCGATCGAAATCCGCGAAGAATCGGCGCGCGTCGCCCGAAGTGTCATCAGTGAATAACGCGCCGACCTCGCGAGCCTCTATCGAATGACCGCGTGCGACGACGGTTCTTCCGGCTGCGAGCCGGGCCAGCTCCAAGCGCGCCATCAGCTCGA
Coding sequences within it:
- a CDS encoding glycosyltransferase family 9 protein; the encoded protein is MTPHERIARSIRRVLVIFPGALGDLMCLMPALGAIARRHPGACVELMARLELARLAAGRTVVARGHSIEAREVGALFTDDTSGDARRFFADFDRIYSFFASDDWRFRARLAAATDGHVSFHPFRPGGDGHVSAAYLRAIEIEIDAAASPVYQRLEPTPDDLAAAARAIEQSGCAGSNLIVIFPGSGSPGKNWPAHKFAALASMLSLSDHAGVAVILGPAEISLEPIFRQSGVVVLKQLDLPTVTAIARVASAFVGNDSGVSHLAAAAGASGVAIFGPTDPARWRPLAPGAGGRIEVLRRNPIDSIEADEVAGALSKFVAQRQN